The Salvia miltiorrhiza cultivar Shanhuang (shh) unplaced genomic scaffold, IMPLAD_Smil_shh original_scaffold_371, whole genome shotgun sequence genome includes the window AATAAATGAGTTGTGagatattttttgtaaatagtgtGTATGAATGAGGAAAAGTATAAGCGTATGTCACAAAATGGAAAGACCATATTTATTATGGACGGATGAAAGtgacaaaaaaaatcacatttatCGTAGACAtaagaaataatattttttatttttaaaacaagtatatcaaaataacaaaaacaacaaaTTTGATATACAGTGAAATATGAGTCGAACACAGAAAAATATGAGGACAATGGATTTGTACCGTCATTCTTAAACTTCCATTGGATCACATCTACTTATTTCGCCAACAATAATGAAAACAAAACCATAGTGTGTTGTGTTTTGGTCTAGCAGTCGGAGGTTGATGCCCAAGACCTGAAATTTCGAGTTCAAATCTTCGGTCGCGTGgtctttgaatttttttatttacttatactccctccgtccacgaaaacccgtgccactcccacatatgaagttctttcgtggacgggagagtataatttatcaaaaaaaaaaataaatcatattatCCTAACTCAATTTTTCCATTGAGTTTCTTTATATATGCTCACACACACTCATATTCACATTCATCCACATTAGATATCTCAAATCCTCAATCTACTAATTGAGGAGAAAATaacttattaattaaaatatgttcCGCCATGATTATAGTAACTCAAGTCTTCCCCCATTGTTTTCAGCAGTATGCCTAAATTCAAGTTATTGTGAAATGGAGGGTGACATAAGGGTTGAAGCCAAATCCTCAACAATAGTCATCGTAACACCTCTCGATAGCGTCTACTCATCCACCATTGAGCCTTATCCCCGACCCAAATCGCGCCGCGTCAAGAAATGGAGACTCACAACCCACCAACACAACGTCCCCAGATGCACCCAACATCACAACCATCCCGcaatcctcttctcaatttctgGATTCACGGGTAAGCTCCACACAACTCAATTTTGGTTAATCCAAAAATCAATCCATTTGACCAATCGTTTCTTTGGTTAACTAAATAActgtttttttatcaaatatatttttggCTTTTCCAAAATCTTGTTCCTTCATAATTTCAAATCTCTGATCTCCACATGTTTGTGTTTaattatacttcatccgtctcaaTTCAGTAAACCGTTTGAGCATGAATGTTGAGAAATAAAtagtttaaaataaaataaaagaaaaaaaaattctaattcaGCAATGTGTGTGGATTTTTTTTGCAGGATCAAAGACACAACGCGGAAATTACTTCCACGACTTCGCCGACGTGTTGTTTCCCTTATACATGACTTCCTCCAGATTCCAAGGAGAAGTCCACTTCCTCGCAACCGACTACAAGCCGCTGTGGATACGCCAATACACACACATTCTAAATAAGTTAACCAAACACAACATTTTAGACATCGACGCCCAGACATCACAAGTCCACTGCTACCACAACATGCAACTCGGCCTCACATTCTACAATGTGCTCATGAGCCCTCCCTCGTCGCCATTGTCGCCGCCTTCCCCATCGATGCACACTTTTCGGCAGCTGCTGAGGGAAACCTACTCCCTCAAGAGGGAGAGGGCCACAATATTAAACGTGGCCAAGCCTCGGGCACGACCCGCTGACTATTTgggtaattttttaaattactatattttactccctctgtcccactttaagtgtcttgtttttcttttatggaaaaaattagtcacaaaaagtgaaaatatttgggatccacatcacctttttttAACTCTATACTACACCACTtgaagtgggacgaagggagtatttgtttacaaccttttatatataaaagtataattttatcCGCTCATTTTTAAAATTCTAGTTGTGTCCCCGCCTCGGCCCCGTCTCATGATCATAGACAGGAAGCAGTATAGGGTGATAAGGAACGCGGGGCAAGTCTCGAGCATGGCGGCGGGGATGGGGTTcgaggtggtggtggcggacGCGGGAAGGTCGACGGAGATGTGGAGAGTGGCGGAGGCGGTGAACTCGTGCGACGTGCTGGTGGGGGTGCACGGGGCGGGGCTGACGAACATGGTGTTCTTGCCGGATAAGGCGGTTGTGATTCAAATTCTCCCGTTTGGAGACGTGGAGTGGTATGCGGCGACTGATTTCGGGAACCCCGCGCCTGGCATGAACTTGAGGTATATGGAGTATAAGATTAGTCGGAGAGAGAGCTCTCTCACCGGAGATTATCCCACCGATCATCATGTTCTCACCAACCCCGAATCCTATAGGGGTACGCCTGATTTCTGGACCATTTATATGATAGGACAAAATGTGACGCTTGATTTAAGTAGGTTTAAAGGAACTTTAGTTAAGGCGCTCGAGTTATTGAGACCTTCACCTTGACTGAGTTTCCAACCATGCATGTGTATGTGTTCATCATATTATCTGTTTTTTTATGTGTAATAGGCTTCCTAGACCACAATTAATATATAGTTTTATGATATCACCATGAATTCTTGAGTTgaaagaaaagaacaaaaaaaaaaaaaatcttaattagGTCTCATTTGGTACACTATGGAGAATTTGGTTAAGGCGAGAAATGATAGGATCTTCAAAAATATAACACTAAATGTTGGAAGAATTGTGAAAAGTATCAAGTATTGTTCATGGAAATGGATGAACTcacattattctttttttttaatgcctCTATTCATGATTGGAGCACGACCCTAATGACTATATTCCTACAAATCTTTAATTGTTCTTTTGTTTTGTCACTTTTTTTTAGTTTGGCACTTACATTCAAACAGTATTGTCACTTAATTATATTTTAGTACCTCTCGTACTTTGAATGAGATTtgccatttttattttaaaaaaaattattaacccGCTATTATAAAACAGTGATAAATAGACTAATCTCGTATAATTAGGATTTTTTGCATTCATAATAATTTAAGGAAACCAGAAATGGACGCGGATCAGAGTATGGTTTAGAAGTTAAAAAAAGGCCAATGTTTTAGATCCAAAAATTAGAGATTAAAACTAGGGGTGGTAATCGGTCCGGTTCGATTATAACCAAACCGATTTTCTAATTAACTGAAACCGATTATGAA containing:
- the LOC131004314 gene encoding alpha-1,3-arabinosyltransferase XAT3-like — its product is MEGDIRVEAKSSTIVIVTPLDSVYSSTIEPYPRPKSRRVKKWRLTTHQHNVPRCTQHHNHPAILFSISGFTEKKILIQQCVWIFFAGSKTQRGNYFHDFADVLFPLYMTSSRFQGEVHFLATDYKPLWIRQYTHILNKLTKHNILDIDAQTSQVHCYHNMQLGLTFYNVLMSPPSSPLSPPSPSMHTFRQLLRETYSLKRERATILNVAKPRARPADYLVVSPPRPRLMIIDRKQYRVIRNAGQVSSMAAGMGFEVVVADAGRSTEMWRVAEAVNSCDVLVGVHGAGLTNMVFLPDKAVVIQILPFGDVEWYAATDFGNPAPGMNLRYMEYKISRRESSLTGDYPTDHHVLTNPESYRGTPDFWTIYMIGQNVTLDLSRFKGTLVKALELLRPSP